The following is a genomic window from Paenibacillus thiaminolyticus.
AGGAGGGGACGTCTCGCGCATGCATACCGATCCGTCCCGCTTGCCGGGAAGGAACGAACTAACAGTCCGGGGGACTGCACGAAAAGGAGCTTGATTACGAATGGATATGAAATCATGGCTGCGGCCGCTGCTGGCCGGCGCGCTCGCTATCAGCCTGACAGCATGCTCCGGCGGAGAAGGAGCAGGGACGACGGCGGATGTGAAGGCGCCGCTTGCCGGCTTGAAGGAGGACACGACACCGGTAACCATTCAATACTGGCACGCTCATGCCGAAGCCCAGATCGAAGGCTTGAACGCGCAGATCGCGGCGTTCCAGAACAAATATCCGCATATTACAGTCGAACCCGTCTATCAGGGAGGATATGGGGATCTACATAAAAAACTGCAGGCGGCGGTCGCGGCCAACGACGTGCCGGACGTGACCAACGTGGAGGTCGCTTCGCTTCCGAACTTCGCCGAGGGCGGCGTGTTCACCGATCTGACGCCATGGATCGAACGGGACAAGGTGGACCTGGACGATTTCGCCTCGGGAATGCTAAAGGCGTATGCCTATCAAGGGAAGCAGTACGGCTTCCCGCTCATCGTCAGCACGAGCGTATTCATCTATAACAAGGCGCTGCTCGATGAGTTGGGCGTGGAGCCGCCGCAGACATGGGGCGAGATCGACGCCTTCAACGCCAAGGTCGCCAAGCGGGACAACGGCAAGACCACCCGTTATGCCTTCTCGGTGCCGGGCTGGGACACCTGGTATTATGATCCGTGGCTGATTAACGGCGGCGGCCGCATCCTGTCTGAAGACGGAAGCGAAGCCGCGGTGCAGACGCCGGAATCGCTCCGGTATGTGGAGAATTTCCACCGCTGGCTGAAGGAAGGCGTCGTCCATATGGGCTACGGCAAGGGCGCGTCCGACAATATGCGCCAGATGTTCCTCGGCGGCGAGATCGCCATGGTGCAGCATACGTCGGCCATGCTGAAGATGTACCGCGAGAATGCCGGCTTCGAGGTCGGGGTGTCCTTCCTGCCGGGAGATCAGGAGCGCACCTCGAATATCGGGGGCGCCGGCATCGTCATGATGGACGGCATCAAGGATGACAAGAAGCGGGAAGCCGCCTGGAAATTCATTCAGTTCATGACATCGGCCGAACAAAATCTTTCCTGGGCGGAATCAGTCGGATATTTGCCGACGCGGAAGTCGGCCATCGCCTCGGAGGAAGGACAAGCTTACTTTTCCAGGTGGCCGCAGTACAAAGCGGTGTTCGATCATTTCGATAATGTGACCCCGCGGCTGCAGCATCCGGCATATCCGGAATTCAGTGAGGTCTACAAAGAAGTGATCGGCGAAATGATATTGAACGGGGCGGATCCGGCGCCAATGATGAAGAATGCGGCAGCCAAAATCAATGACATCCTGGCGGAGCATGAGTGATGGGCATGCGGGATGAGATGTTCACCCATTCGCTTCCCGCAGGGCAGGAGGAGGCGCAGGCCGCCCCGGCCCGCTCGCGGCGGAGCCGAAGACAACGGCGTGAGAGTTGGAAGGACCTGTCTTTTGCGCTGCCGGCGCTCGGGTTTCTGGCCGTGTTCCTGTATTACCCCCTGCTGAATTCTATCTATATTAGCCTGACGAACTGGAACATGACGCGACCAACGAAGCAATTCGTGGGCGCCAACAATTATGTATGGCTATTGAACAATGAGGACTTCTATCATTCGCTCAAAGTGACCTTGCTCTACACGGTGATGGACGTCGCCGGCACGCTCGGCATCGGGCTGCTGCTTGCCTTGCTCTTTAACGTCGCGTCTTCGCGCCTGTTCGGCTTCATGCGGGGCATTGTCTTTATGCCGCATTATATTTCGATGGTCGTCGCGGCGATGGTCTTCACCTGGATTTACAATGGGCAGTACGGCTTGCTCAACAGTCTGTTGAACGCGTTCGGCTTCGACTCGGTCGGGTGGCTGGTCGAGCCGTCAACGGCGCTGCCGGCGCTGGTCGCCGTCTCCGTCTGGAAGGGGGTCGGCTTCGCGATGATTCTGTTCATCGCGGGGATACGGGGCATCCCGATGGAGTACTACGAAGCGGCCGCCATTGATGGCGCGGACCGGGTGCGGCAGTTCTGGCATATTACGCTGCCGCTGCTGTCGCCGATGACGTTGTTCCTGCTCATTACGACGTTCATCTCGTCGATGCAGGTGTTCCAATCCATCGATATTATGACGAACGGGGGGCCGCTCAAAGCGACCAATGCGATCGTCTATTGGATTTATACGATGGCGTTCGTCGATTTCAAGACGGGACGGGCGATGGCGCTTGTGATGGTGATGTTCGTCATTATTTTGGCGCTCGCCTTGCTGCAATGGTGGGCGAGCCGGAAGAAGGTGCATTATGAGGGATAACCGCATGGCGGGCCAACGGAACAGGAAGCTGATGTACGCCGGCCGCCTTGCGCTTGCCGTCATCGTCACCGCTCTGCTGTTCTTCCCGGTCTATTGGCTCATCGTCAGTTCGCTGAAGACGCAGCAGGAGATGAGGCTTGCGGTGCCAACCTTCTGGCCGCAGACCTTCTCCTGGAGCAATTATGCGGAAGCGTTCCGGATTATTCCTTACGCGCGCTTCTTCGGCAATACGCTTCTGATGTCCGCAGGCATCGTCGTGCTCCAGCTCAATGTGGCGCTGCTGGCCGCGTTCGCGTTCGCCAAAGGCCGCTTCCGCGGCAAGGAAGTCTTGTTCTTCCTCGTGCTGGCGGCCATGATCGTGCCGGATCAGGTGACGTTCGTACCCGTCTATGTCATGATGTCGAAGCTCAACTGGCTGGACACCTTCTGGGCATTAATCATTCCGCACGGGGCGTCCGCATATGGCATCTTTCTGCTCCGGCAAGCGTTCAAATCGGTCAACAACGATGTGTTGGAAGCGGCGCGGGTGGACGGAGGAGGGCGGCTGACGCTGTTGTACCGGATATTGCTGCCGATGACGATGCCTACCGTCGTGACCTTGGCGGTGCTGCAGTTCATTAGCGCCTGGAATTCTTATTTCTGGCCGCTCATCATGACCAATTCGAATGACATGCGCGTGCTTACCGTGGGCATCAGCATGCTGCGCGATTCGATTGCCGGCGATGAAGCGATGTACTTCCATATCATTATGGCCGCCAGCGGCATGGCGATTGTGCCGATCGTCATTCTGTTCACGTTCATGCAGAAGCATATCGTCTCCGCGATGGCCAACTCCACCTTCAAATAGCGGATGGCTTCGGCCATCGGCACAAAAAAAGGGATGCCGCCAGCCTCTTCAGGCCGGTGGCATCCCTTGTCCGTGTAGGGAGGGCAATTAGAATACTTGAACGACTTCCGTAATGCCTTCCACTTCTTCTACCAATGCGCGTTCAATACCCGCTTTGAGGGTAATGGTGGAGCTTGGGCAGCTGCCGCATGCGCCCATCAAGCGCAATTTGACAATACCGTCCTCGACGTCGACCAATTCGACATCCCCGCCGTCACGCTGCAGGAACGGACGCAGTTTATCCAGCACTTCCAGCACTTCATCATACGTGCTGTTCTGTGTTTGTTCACTCATCTTTCGCCAACTCCTTTCATCCATGCTCCTTTTATTATATTATAAAGCTATTCGAAATCAAAGGCACTACATGAAAGCGGGGAAATATCTATGCGTCCGATCATTGAGTTATGCGTGAATAACGTGCATCAGGGAACGGACCAGTTGATGAAGCGGTTCGCCGCTCTTCCGAATGTCGATGTGATCGAATACGGCTGCCTCGGCAATTGCGGAGAGTGCTTCCTGTTCCCATTTGCGTATGTGAACGGGGAGATTGTGGCCGCGGAGTCCGCGGAGCAATTATATGATGTGATTATGGAGAAAGTTAAGGAAATACAAGCATGGGAGCAGCCGGACGCCAATTGACGCCGCTGCTCCCATGCTTTGTATAAGGGTCATCCGAAATGCTGCTTGGACATCCACAGCACGCCGCTCTTGATGACGCGCGGAACGTAGCCGACCATCGTGCGCTTGCCGAGCAAGCCGAAGCCGGCCTTCTTGCCGAGGGAGCCGAGCACGCCCTTGAGCTTGATTTTGCCCAAATGCGGCGTCTCGTTCTTCCAGATCGCCTTGATGACATCGGCAATCTGCTCTCCCTGAGCTCCGGCCGCTTGCGCGCTCGGGGAGAACGGCAAGCTGGCGCAGTCGCCGACGACAAAGACGTTCGGATAGTCCGGAATCTGATGATACGCATTCAGCAAGACGCGCCCTTGCGGATCTTTGGGCACCTGAAGCGCCTGAACGACCTCCACTGGCTGGATGCCGGCAGTCCATACCGTAGCGTGAGACAGAATCTCCTCTTCCTTGTCTTCCGCGCGGTTATAGATGACGCCCTTCTCCAGGCGGCTGACGTGAACATGCGAGCGGAGCTCCACATCATGCTCCTGGAACCACTCGGATACATAGCGGGACAGCTTCTCCGGGAAGGCGGACAGCACCCGGCCGCCCCGATCCAGTATCCGGATGTTCAGATCGGGACGGCTCTCTCTCAATTCCGACGCCGTCTCGACTCCGCTTAGTCCGCCCCCGACGATGCTGACCTGCCCGTATGGCTTGACGTCGTTCAAGCGCTGATAGGTCTGTCTCGTGCTGGAGAGCGATTGAATGCTGCAGCCGAACTGCTCCGCGCCGGGGATGCCATGGAATTTGTCCGTGCAGCCCAGGCCAATCGCCAAATAATCGTATGCCATCGCATCATCATGCTCGAAATGAATGAGCCGGTTGTCCAAATCGATGGCTTGGACATTGCCGTAATGAAGCTGAACGCGCGGATCGGTCGGAAAGGACACGCGAATATCGATATCCGGAACCGTCCCGGCCGCCAGCGCGTAGTACTCGGTCTTCAATCCTTGGTATGGCATGCGGTCAATCAATACAAGCTGTACGTCAGAGGGCAGATCGCCCTCTAACAACCGTTGAATAATGGCCAATCCTCCGTAACCGCCACCTAATATGACGTATCGTTTCATCCGTTCGACTTCCCCCTATGATGCCGAAATTATAGATAATATGCCGTCATCGACAGCGCCTACGTCGTATGGCTCCTCTCCAGAAAACGGGTTGCTCGTGCACTGATGCCTGTCTATTCTATCTATTTATCTCGGTTCCTATCTCTCCAAATCGAAGCTTCCCCTCTATTCCCAGGCTATTCGTATACCTTCACTTCATTATAGAAGGTGTCGCGCTCTACCGGGATGCGGCCTGCGCCCTTCACGAGCCAGATCAACTCGTCGCGCGTCAGTCCTTCCGGCGTCAGCGCGCCTGCGGCATGGCTGATCCGTTCCTTAACGAGCGTGCCATGCACGTCGGAGGCGCCGAAGGTTAGCGCGACCTGGGTCAGCTGCGTGCCGATGTTGATGAAGTATGCCTTGATATGCTGTACATTGTCCAGCATGAGACGGCTGATTGCGATCGTCTTCAAGTCCTCGTACGCGGAGTTGCGCCGCTTGATGCTCGCTTTCGGACTCTTCGGCTGCATCGACAGTGGTATGAATACCTGGAATCCGTTCGTCTCATCCTGCAATTCACGAATCTTCATCATATGGCGCACTCGATCCTCATGCGATTCGATCGCGCCGTAGAGCATCGTGGTGTGCGTCTTCATGCCCAGTTGGTGCGCCGTGCGGTGCACCTCCAGATACCGGTCGACGCCGGCCTTCTCCACGCGCATCTTCTTGCGGTATTCATCCGACAGAATTTCTGCGCCGCCCCCTGTCAGCGACTCCAGGCCGGCGTCCATCAGCTGGCGCAGCACTTCTTCCACGCTCAAGCCGCTGATGCGGGTAAAGAAGTCGATTTCGGCAGCCGTATACGCCTTGAGCGTGACTTGCGGATATTTCTCCTTCAGCACGCGCAAGGAATCGACATAGTATTGGAACGGCACATGCGGGTTATGGCCGCCCACGATGTGGAATTCCCTTACACCCGGATGGATGTGCTGGTCGACATACTCGATCATTTCCTGCCCCGATAGCGTGTACGATCCTTCCTGCCCCTGATCCTTGCGGAAATTGCAGAAGGCGCAGTGCGCTTCACAGACATTGGTAAAATAGAGAGACATATTCTCGATGAAATATACTTTCTTCCCGTTCTTGCGTAAATTTGCGAGATTCGCTAATTGACCCAAGGTCAACAAGTCGTCCGTCTCATACAAATATACACCGTCTTCCAGCGTCAAGCGTTCCCCACGCTCGACCTTGTCCACTATTTCGGCCATGCGGGTATCCGCATGACGGGCGATGACCGTTGTCATGCACAGGCCTCCTTCTCATTCATCTGCTCTTGGCCGTCACTGGCATCCGGCTGCGGGCCTCGCATTCGGCGCTTGCGCAAATGCGGGAGCGCGCATCGGATCCGATAGGCCGGTTACCGCCAGGCGTTCGGCACGCGTCCGCCTTGCCGGCAGAGCAGTCGTGCGCCAGCCGGTGGGCCGGCGCGATCCTTTTCCGAACAAAATAAAAACTCCTCGACGAAATGTTGATTCCGTCGGAGGATTCAGTGAAACATATCACAGCTTCCGTAGTCACCTTCATTATACTCTTGCCTTCCAGAAGGGGCAATACATGATACGGGATAGCGGGAAACAGGAGATCGTTCTCTTGTAACGATCCGATGGGATGGGTATACTTAATACTACAAGGAGGGATTAGAATGATTACAATCAGCGATCAAGCGGTTGAGAAAATAGAGGAAATGATGGCCCAGGAAGAGAATCCGGCTTTGTTCCTGCGCATCGGTGTGCATGCCGGCGGCTGCAGCGGCTTCTCTTACGGCATGGGGCTGGACGATCAGGAGAGCGCCGATGACGTGCATATGACGTTCGGCCAGGTGAAGGTCGTCGTCGACAAAGAGAGCATCCCTTTCTTGAACGGACTCGTTATTGACTTCAAGGAGTCGGGAATGTCCGGCGGCTTCACGATCGACAACCCGAACGCCACCGCCACCTGCGGCTGCGGCGCGAGCTTCCGCACCGCCCTTGCTCAGGGCAAGGCGGAGAAATGCGACGACTAAAGCTCGTCGTTGAGCGTTTTTTTCAAGCGGGGATCTGAATGCTGCCTTGCGTTAGCTGCAACGCGAAGAAGCGAAAGGGTTGCGGATCACACGGCGATTTTGAGTAATAACAACTCCGGGAATGTATAATAACAACCCTAATTTCGGTGTTGTAGGACTGTTAATCACGGCCTCTCTAACGGTGGATTCGTTAAATTACCGTTACGGGAGGTTTTTTGTTTTGTCTTAAACCAGCAATCCTTACATTTACCTTACAGTAGTCCTAAATCCGTTGCTAATAGTTAAAATCTAGATTAGGATGTCTAAAAATAACCAAATAGTGGAGGTGGTTTTGGTGAAAAGAGGACTAATTGTCTTAGGTGTTTCGGCAACGCTTCTGGCAGGTGTATTGGCTCCGATAACAGGTTTTGCTGCAGAAAAAAGTGACACACAACCAAATGTAAAAGTTAACGCTAGCTATGACTATGTGCCTTCTTCCATTTTTGTTGGCAGCAGTTTTTCTTTTCCGGGCAAATATAAATACCCCTATGTCTGGTTTGGCGAGGATGTAGTATCGGTTGATGTCTTTGGCAAAGTAACAGGTGCACTCGTATAGCGAGCAAATCGCTATGAGCAATTCGCTATAATCGGCGCTTGCGGTGCGATAACCCCGTCCGGTTCTCTGCTTCCTGCGACAGGTTGTCTGCCTATAAGCTTTCGCCGAAGTTACAGACATGACAAAGAATTCAGACGTCCTCATAGTACGGACCCTGTGATGAATGCTGCAAAGGAGCAATGTCGATCGATGAAAAGTAATAAATCAAAAAATGAATTAGGAGTCTTCACAATATATTCTTTATTTTACATATTTATTGTTGCCATATTTTCGGTAGTGATAATGCATTTCCCTATGCCCATATTAGGAGCTAGCAGCTTCACGGAGGACGTATGGTATGTAGTATTTATTAAAATCGTTTTTCTTTTTTTTATTCCCTTATTTATTTATAGAAGACTCGGGCACAAAATTTCTGACATTTTCAAAATTGAACTGAATCGGAAAATATGTATAGCTGTAATTGGATGTATGCTTCTAGGCAGTCTTTTAAATAGCAGTTATTTGGCAGAGATTAATAGAGTTGTCGCCAACGGTGATATTATGACATGGATACAATTCACCGTTGGTCTCCTTTTACCACTTGTGCAAGCGGCCATTCCTGAAGAAATATTTTATAGATATATTCTTCAAACCCGATTAGAAAAAGCGTTTGGAAGCATTTTCGGTATTTTTTTCACTTCCCTTTTGTTCGCTTCTTTTCATTTTCCCTCCCGTTATTTGCTTGCAAGTGGAGGAGAGGGGTATGCTGGTGATATTTATTCCATTTTAACGGGAACGATTCTGCCTGCTTTTGTTTTTGGAATTATTTTGGGATATTTATGGAGAAGATTCAGGAATGTTTGGATAGTAATTGCTTTACATTATGGGATTGATACATTGCCTTCAATTGCCTCTCTATTACATATAGATAGATGAAAATCATGAACGTAGGAAATGGGAACTTCATGGTGGTTGGAATTAATATTCTCTGCCAGGATGCATTCAAACGAGAAAAAAGACCGCCATCCTTCTCCGAGGGGCGGTCTATTGATGTGTGCGGATTGGATAGTCCGGGACGATAGCGACCCCGTAAGTGCTTCTGCTTCGTTGCGTTATTAGGCTAGCGGCGCTATTGCCGCGCCGGCTCCTTAAGCGTCTTGCCGAGCAGGACCATAAGCCAGATGATGGCGGCGCCCACAAGCGCATGCCCGAGTCCGGCCATATGGTTCAGGCCGTTCATGTCCCTGCCGAGCACCTGCAGGATGCCGCGCGTCGTCATCGTGCCGATCGTCATCAGCATGCCGGCATTATACACATAGTACCACGCTGTGAACGAGCGGACCTCGTGCACGCGGAACAGGCGCGCCAGGATGAGGAGCACGAGGAAGAAGAGGAAGCCGAGCACGAGCAGATGGGTATGGAGCGGCTTCAGCATCGTATAGTCCGTAAAGCCGTTCAACTTGGTGAACTCTCTGAAAAAAACACCTGCTAATAGTCCGAGCACAGCATAAATAAATGATGTCACATACAGCTTTTTCATGGTGTATTACCTCTCTCCAATTCATTTTGGGGACCTGTCTGCTGCCCGGCATCACATAGCCGCCGGGCAGCAGCCGAGGCGGGGTCAAGCTGCCGGAGCTTCCATCGCCTCTGTACTCTCGCCGTTCTGAGGGAAGGGCAGCATTCTCCCTCCCCTGTTTGTATTTTCGCGTCTCTACCAGATAGTGTACCTGGCTCGTATGAACGGAATATGAACGTAAGGTAACAATTCGGGGCTCGGAGCTGGGCCGACGCCGCATTCATTGGCTGCCTGTGAGGATCCGGACAGGTCAGGCTTGCGCTAGGCAGAAGCACCGGAAGGCTTGGCCGGCAGCAGAACGGTGAACGCCGTCCCTTCCCCGACGGCGCTCACGGCGTGAATCGATCCGCCGTGCAAGTGAACGATGCGCTCGGCGATGGAGAGCCCGAGGCCGGTTCCGCTCTGCGATCCCCGCTCCGGAGAGCTTGATTTGTAGAAGCGGTCGAAAATATAGGGAAGATCCTCCGGGGCGATGCCTTTGCCGGTATCGCGAATGACCACCTCGGCGTTTCCCTGGTCATTTATTCCACATTGTACATAAAGGCTTCCGCCCGTATCTGTAAACTTGATCGCATTGGCGAGCAGGTTCATCCACACTTGATGGAGCAGTCCGGCATCGCCGGACATCTCCGTCTTCTGGAGCTCGAGATGCAGCTCCAGCTCTTTCTCCGACCATTGGGGCTCCAGCGTGATCAACAGTTCCCGCAGATGCTCATCGAGCCGGAACGGCACCCGCTTGAGGGCCTCCTGGCCGCGATCGAGCGAGGCGAGCGTCAGCAGCTGCCGGCTGAGCCCGGACAAGCGCTCGCTCTCCACTGCGATGATATGGAGATACTTCCGTTCCTCATCCGGGGGCAGCGGATGCTCGAGCAATTGGGCGGCCAGCCCGCGAATCGATGTAAGCGGCGATTGGATCTCATGGGACACGTTGGCGACGAATTGCCTCCGCATCGTGTCTGCCTGCTCGATCGATTGGGCCATGCGCGTGAACCGGCGGGCCAGTTCCCCAATCTCGTCCTGGCGGTGGACATCAAGCCAGACCTCATATTGTCCGCGCTCCAGCTCGGTGGTTGCCTTCGCGAGCCGGTTGACCGGGCGGACGATGTACCGGGACTTGATAGCGATGAGCACGAGGCTGAAGCCGAAGGTGACGGCCAGCAGCACGGCCAGCAGCAGGCGGATCTCCTTCGTCTGCTGTACCATATCCGGGCGGATGAACAGTGCGTAGCGCCGGCCCTGCGCTTCCAGCGGAAGACCATAGCTGAACTCCAGCTTGTTCTCGAAAATATTCGGGATGAACCACCGCTGCTTGTTCTCCAGCAGGCCCTTGTATACTTGGCCGTCAAGCACGCGCCGCACGACTCCCTCGGGCAAGGAGGCATCCTTGAAGGCGCGGCCGAACGCGGCCGCTTGCCCGTCCTCGTCGAACAAATAGAGCTGGTACCCCATCCCGGAGAGATGCTCCATATAGGAGGCGAGCTTGTCCGGGGGCGATTCCGTGGCGAAAAAGGTAATGGAACGCCCGATATCCCGCATCTTCTCTTCATAATGAAGATTGAGCGTATGGCCGTATGCCAGATTGGCCGTCAGGAGGCCGACCGCGAAGCTGAGCAGCACGATGACGACGGAGCTGGTTACAATCGTCGCATATAAGGATCTCATGATTCACGAACCTCCAGCTTATAGCCGAGTCCCCGGATGGTGACGATGCGGAAGTCATCGGTCGTCTCATGCAGCCGCTCCCGCAGACGCTTAATATGGACATCGATGGTCCGGCTGTCGCCGGTGAAGTCCGCGCCCCAGATCTGATCGAGCAGCTGGTCGCGCGTGAACAATCTGCCGGGATGGGCGGCCAGCTGTGCCAGCAGCTCGAATTCCTTGCGGGGCAAGGTCCACTCCTGCCCGCCGGCCGTCACGAGATAGCTCGCTCTGTCGATGATCGTGTCGTGGAAGCGTATCGTTGAGGCCGATACGAGCTGATAGCGCCGCAGGAGCGCCTTCATCCGGAACAGAAGCTCTTTCGGCTCGAACGGCTTGACCAGATAATCGTCGGTGCCGGCTTCATAGCCTGCGGCCTTATCCTCCAGCTCGCCGCGGGCTGTGAGCAGAATGACCGGAATATCGTAATGCCGGCGGATATCGGCGCAGAGCGTCCAGCCGTCCATGCCGGGCATCATGACATCGACAACGGCGATATGCACCGTTTCTTTGTCTAACCGACGAGAAGCATCCAGGCCGTCAGCCGCCTCAATCACCTCATATTGCTCCCGTTCAAGGATCAAGCGCAGCAGCGCCCGAATATGCGGATCGTCGTCCGCCACAAGCACTCGAATGCGCATCCGTAAGCACCACCTTAAATGTAATAATTTTCACATAAACCGGAGACAACACTCTCCATATAGCAAATCCTTGGAACCGCGGATGGCGGCTCCAAGGATCTCGATGTTCGCTACAAAAACGTTTTGTCGACCATTAAGGCAATCAAATAAAAGCAAAATAAGGAAAATAACCAGCATCCTGTCCCAAGCAAGCGGTGTTGCTTTCTCCAAAATTGAAAGCCGAGTGCCAATATTCCGGCATTGGCCAGAACCAGCACCACGGACATGCCGACAATGGCAATCCAATACAGCACTTCAAATACAGCGGCCGTCGTCATGGAAAGTCGCTCCCATCTTCATTATTGCATTCCCTCTGTAACCTTATCCATACGATACCATCCCGCATGCGGCAATGACAAGCCAACGGGACGGAGAAATGTGTCGAATTGAAGCGCTTCGGAAGAAGGAAGCGGGCTAGGCATGTCCCTAAAATAAGGCGCGTGCCGCGGACAATCATCCAAGAATTTTCAGGCGGCAATGAGTATGTATAAACGAGAGGCTCGTAGACGAAAGGGGATAGACGCATGGAAGGACGGCAGTTAGCCAGCAAATGGCTGAAGACGGAAGCGCTGCTGGGAAATCCGCGGGTTGCGGATCATATTCCGGCAACGCGGGTGTATAACACCTCCAATTTGCATCAAATGCTGAACCGATATGGATTTGTCGTCATCAAGCCGATCGTGGGCGGCGGCGGAAACGGCGTCATCAAAATCACCATGGAAGGCGGGAATTATGCGTACACCTATATGGCGAATACGCGCTCATTTACCGGGTTCGATGAGATGGTCCGCTCGCTGTCCACGGTGAAGAAGAAGCGCAGATACATTATTCAGCGCGGCATTCGGCTGGCTTCGATTAGCGGGAGACC
Proteins encoded in this region:
- a CDS encoding ABC transporter substrate-binding protein, which gives rise to MDMKSWLRPLLAGALAISLTACSGGEGAGTTADVKAPLAGLKEDTTPVTIQYWHAHAEAQIEGLNAQIAAFQNKYPHITVEPVYQGGYGDLHKKLQAAVAANDVPDVTNVEVASLPNFAEGGVFTDLTPWIERDKVDLDDFASGMLKAYAYQGKQYGFPLIVSTSVFIYNKALLDELGVEPPQTWGEIDAFNAKVAKRDNGKTTRYAFSVPGWDTWYYDPWLINGGGRILSEDGSEAAVQTPESLRYVENFHRWLKEGVVHMGYGKGASDNMRQMFLGGEIAMVQHTSAMLKMYRENAGFEVGVSFLPGDQERTSNIGGAGIVMMDGIKDDKKREAAWKFIQFMTSAEQNLSWAESVGYLPTRKSAIASEEGQAYFSRWPQYKAVFDHFDNVTPRLQHPAYPEFSEVYKEVIGEMILNGADPAPMMKNAAAKINDILAEHE
- a CDS encoding carbohydrate ABC transporter permease, with amino-acid sequence MGMRDEMFTHSLPAGQEEAQAAPARSRRSRRQRRESWKDLSFALPALGFLAVFLYYPLLNSIYISLTNWNMTRPTKQFVGANNYVWLLNNEDFYHSLKVTLLYTVMDVAGTLGIGLLLALLFNVASSRLFGFMRGIVFMPHYISMVVAAMVFTWIYNGQYGLLNSLLNAFGFDSVGWLVEPSTALPALVAVSVWKGVGFAMILFIAGIRGIPMEYYEAAAIDGADRVRQFWHITLPLLSPMTLFLLITTFISSMQVFQSIDIMTNGGPLKATNAIVYWIYTMAFVDFKTGRAMALVMVMFVIILALALLQWWASRKKVHYEG
- a CDS encoding carbohydrate ABC transporter permease; this translates as MRDNRMAGQRNRKLMYAGRLALAVIVTALLFFPVYWLIVSSLKTQQEMRLAVPTFWPQTFSWSNYAEAFRIIPYARFFGNTLLMSAGIVVLQLNVALLAAFAFAKGRFRGKEVLFFLVLAAMIVPDQVTFVPVYVMMSKLNWLDTFWALIIPHGASAYGIFLLRQAFKSVNNDVLEAARVDGGGRLTLLYRILLPMTMPTVVTLAVLQFISAWNSYFWPLIMTNSNDMRVLTVGISMLRDSIAGDEAMYFHIIMAASGMAIVPIVILFTFMQKHIVSAMANSTFK
- a CDS encoding NifU family protein; translated protein: MSEQTQNSTYDEVLEVLDKLRPFLQRDGGDVELVDVEDGIVKLRLMGACGSCPSSTITLKAGIERALVEEVEGITEVVQVF
- a CDS encoding YuzB family protein; this translates as MRPIIELCVNNVHQGTDQLMKRFAALPNVDVIEYGCLGNCGECFLFPFAYVNGEIVAAESAEQLYDVIMEKVKEIQAWEQPDAN
- a CDS encoding NAD(P)/FAD-dependent oxidoreductase, whose product is MKRYVILGGGYGGLAIIQRLLEGDLPSDVQLVLIDRMPYQGLKTEYYALAAGTVPDIDIRVSFPTDPRVQLHYGNVQAIDLDNRLIHFEHDDAMAYDYLAIGLGCTDKFHGIPGAEQFGCSIQSLSSTRQTYQRLNDVKPYGQVSIVGGGLSGVETASELRESRPDLNIRILDRGGRVLSAFPEKLSRYVSEWFQEHDVELRSHVHVSRLEKGVIYNRAEDKEEEILSHATVWTAGIQPVEVVQALQVPKDPQGRVLLNAYHQIPDYPNVFVVGDCASLPFSPSAQAAGAQGEQIADVIKAIWKNETPHLGKIKLKGVLGSLGKKAGFGLLGKRTMVGYVPRVIKSGVLWMSKQHFG
- the mqnE gene encoding aminofutalosine synthase MqnE; this encodes MTTVIARHADTRMAEIVDKVERGERLTLEDGVYLYETDDLLTLGQLANLANLRKNGKKVYFIENMSLYFTNVCEAHCAFCNFRKDQGQEGSYTLSGQEMIEYVDQHIHPGVREFHIVGGHNPHVPFQYYVDSLRVLKEKYPQVTLKAYTAAEIDFFTRISGLSVEEVLRQLMDAGLESLTGGGAEILSDEYRKKMRVEKAGVDRYLEVHRTAHQLGMKTHTTMLYGAIESHEDRVRHMMKIRELQDETNGFQVFIPLSMQPKSPKASIKRRNSAYEDLKTIAISRLMLDNVQHIKAYFINIGTQLTQVALTFGASDVHGTLVKERISHAAGALTPEGLTRDELIWLVKGAGRIPVERDTFYNEVKVYE
- a CDS encoding HesB/IscA family protein, which translates into the protein MITISDQAVEKIEEMMAQEENPALFLRIGVHAGGCSGFSYGMGLDDQESADDVHMTFGQVKVVVDKESIPFLNGLVIDFKESGMSGGFTIDNPNATATCGCGASFRTALAQGKAEKCDD
- a CDS encoding CPBP family intramembrane glutamic endopeptidase — its product is MKSNKSKNELGVFTIYSLFYIFIVAIFSVVIMHFPMPILGASSFTEDVWYVVFIKIVFLFFIPLFIYRRLGHKISDIFKIELNRKICIAVIGCMLLGSLLNSSYLAEINRVVANGDIMTWIQFTVGLLLPLVQAAIPEEIFYRYILQTRLEKAFGSIFGIFFTSLLFASFHFPSRYLLASGGEGYAGDIYSILTGTILPAFVFGIILGYLWRRFRNVWIVIALHYGIDTLPSIASLLHIDR
- a CDS encoding DUF2871 domain-containing protein; translated protein: MKKLYVTSFIYAVLGLLAGVFFREFTKLNGFTDYTMLKPLHTHLLVLGFLFFLVLLILARLFRVHEVRSFTAWYYVYNAGMLMTIGTMTTRGILQVLGRDMNGLNHMAGLGHALVGAAIIWLMVLLGKTLKEPARQ